One region of Malania oleifera isolate guangnan ecotype guangnan chromosome 6, ASM2987363v1, whole genome shotgun sequence genomic DNA includes:
- the LOC131158312 gene encoding uncharacterized protein LOC131158312 isoform X2 — protein MKRNVLSLSQSFNEIKNVNLLLTASTSKELVEDPLKAVECSKRWKIKSSYGDIGLKYQDDATVAYVASRMPAVYSACYRVLSEVRRRLPGFSPARVLDFGAGTGSALWAVREVWPRSLERLNLVEPSKSMQRAGQSLIRDLKDLPLIRGYDSIQALMKKISKSDREHDLVIASYVLGEIPSLKDRITIVRQLWDLTRDVLVLVEPGTPQGSRIISQMRSHILWMEKRKCRKVKSASNQASKDLVVSKSGAFVVAPCPHDGPCPLANTGKYCHFVQRLERTSSQRTYKSRGQPLRGFEDEKFCFVAFRRGQRPQEPWPLDGMEFETLKEQHAKRKPEDLEVDFEDQFESEVEDIPYEDDPASYDSDVTETDACDENDVEEEEEEETDCAGLGTGWGRIIFSPVRRGRRITLDVCRSTRRDGSEGSFERVVVSQSKNPTLHHQARRSVWGDLWPF, from the exons ATGAAGAGGAATGTGTTGAGTTTGTCTCAGTCCTTCAATGAAATTAAGAATGTCAACCTCTTGCTTACTGCCTCCACATCGAAGGAGTTGGTTGAAGATCCTCTCAAGGCTGTGGAATGCTCAAAGCGGTGGAAGATCAAGAGCTCTTATGGAGATATCGGACTCAAGTACCAAGATGATGCAACTGTGGCCTATGTTGCTTCTCGAATGCCTGCTGTATACTCTGCATGTTACAGAGTTCTCAGTGAG GTCCGTAGAAGGCTGCCCGGTTTCTCTCCAGCTAGAGTATTAGATTTTGGTGCTGGCACTGGTTCAGCATTATG GGCAGTGCGAGAAGTTTGGCCACGGTCTTTAGAGAGACTTAACTTAGTAGAACCATCAAAATCAATGCAGCGTGCTGGTCAGAGTCTTATACGAG ATCTGAAGGACTTGCCACTTATTCGAGGCTATGATAGTATTCAAGCGCTAATGAAGAAAATCAGTAAGTCAGATAGAGAGCACGACCTTGTAATTGCT TCATATGTGCTTGGAGAGATACCATCTCTGAAGGACAGAATTACCATAGTGCGCCAGCTTTGGGACCTAACACGGGATGTTCTG GTTTTGGTTGAACCTGGTACACCACAAGGTTCTAGAATTATTTCTCAGATGCGATCTCACATTTTGTGGATGGAGAAAAGG AAGTGCCGCAAAGTTAAAAGTGCATCTAACCAAGCTTCAAAGGACTTAGTGGTTTCCAAAAGTGGTGCATTTGTAGTTGCTCCA TGTCCTCATGATGGACCTTGCCCTTTAGCAAATACTGGAAAATATTGTCATTTTGTTCAGCGCTTGGAGAGGACATCATCACAGCGTACATACAAG TCCAGAGGCCAGCCTTTGCGTGGCTTTGAAGATGAGAAATTTTGCTTTGTTGCTTTCAGACGAGGACAACGGCCACA GGAACCTTGGCCTCTTGATGGTATGGAGTTTGAAACTTTGAAGGAGCAGCATGCGAAAAGAAAACCAGAAGATCTTGAAGTTGACTTTG AGGACCAATTTGAGTCAGAAGTCGAGGACATTCCATACGAAGACGATCCAGCTTCCTACGATTCTGATGTTACAGAAACAGATGCCTGTGATGAGAATGATGTagaggaggaagaagaggaagaaacaGACTGTGCAGGTCTTGGGACTGGTTGGGGTAGGATTATCTTCTCTCCAGTTCGAAGGGGGAGACGGATTACCTTGGATGTGTGTCGATCAACCAGACGTGATGGCTCAGAGGGCTCTTTTGAGCGTGTGGTAGTTTCACAGAGTAAGAATCCTACACTGCATCATCAGGCCAGAAGATCTGTATGGGGTGACTTATGGCCTTTTTAA
- the LOC131158313 gene encoding transcription factor MYB1-like: MGRAPCCPKVGLHRGPWTAREDSLLVKYIQEHGEGHWRNLPKKAGLLRCGKSCRLRWMNYLRPDIKRGNITPDEDDLIIRLHSLLGNRWSLIAGRLPGRTDNEIKNYWNSHLSKRFKPAMRSTPKTTANARKDATKQARQGLKTKKKDEKKGGGGDGDKKLDQPKVYLPKPVRVSPLISIKRNNSFDSVVSSSSYSQILGGATINNSRELDETEIEAWFDLNDGGDGGVGVGVFCDHDHEGGDFNGFDPSCPCSGPTNDSYNNVMLQKLYEECLEVLNADDNHHVQLDSFIESLFI, translated from the exons atgGGGCGAGCCCCTTGTTGTCCAAAGGTGGGTTTGCATAGAGGCCCATGGACTGCAAGAGAAGACTCGTTGCTCGTCAAGTACATTCAAGAGCATGGAGAAGGCCATTGGAGAAATCTGCCTAAGAAAGCAG GGTTGCTCCGATGCGGGAAGAGCTGCAGGCTCCGATGGATGAACTACCTTCGCCCCGACATCAAGAGAGGGAACATCACACCAGACGAGGACGACCTCATCATACGCCTTCACTCCCTACTCGGCAACCGGTGGTCGCTCATTGCTGGGCGACTCCCCGGCCGCACTGACAACGAGATCAAGAACTACTGGAACTCTCATCTCAGCAAAAGATTCAAGCCTGCAATGAGAAGCACCCCCAAAACCACTGCAAATGCTAGGAAAGATGCAACCAAACAAGCTCGCCAAGGgttaaaaacaaagaagaaagacgagaagAAGGGGGGTGGTGGTGATGGTGACAAGAAGCTCGATCAGCCTAAAGTTTATCTTCCAAAGCCGGTAAGGGTTTCCCCATTAATCTCCATTAAAAGGAACAACAGTTTTGACAGTGTGGTTAGCAGTTCATCATATAGTCAAATATTAGGAGGAGCTACTATTAACAACTCTAGAGAATTGGATGAGACAGAAATAGAAGCCTGGTTTGATCTTAATGATGGAGGAGATGGTGGAGTAGGGGTGGGGGTGTTCTGTGATCATGATCATGAGGGAGGAGATTTTAACGGATTTGATCCTTCATGCCCATGCAGTGGACCCACAAATGATAGCTACAATAATGTTATGCTGCAGAAGCTATATGAAGAGTGCCTAGAGGTGCTTAATGCAGATGATAATCACCACGTCCAATTAGACTCCTTCATCGAGTCCCTGTTCATCTGA
- the LOC131158312 gene encoding uncharacterized protein LOC131158312 isoform X1, producing the protein MASFIPETAPKLFTHETLRSAAKQSERINIVPVRLRRAIKKFIREQDNCHMKRNVLSLSQSFNEIKNVNLLLTASTSKELVEDPLKAVECSKRWKIKSSYGDIGLKYQDDATVAYVASRMPAVYSACYRVLSEVRRRLPGFSPARVLDFGAGTGSALWAVREVWPRSLERLNLVEPSKSMQRAGQSLIRDLKDLPLIRGYDSIQALMKKISKSDREHDLVIASYVLGEIPSLKDRITIVRQLWDLTRDVLVLVEPGTPQGSRIISQMRSHILWMEKRKCRKVKSASNQASKDLVVSKSGAFVVAPCPHDGPCPLANTGKYCHFVQRLERTSSQRTYKSRGQPLRGFEDEKFCFVAFRRGQRPQEPWPLDGMEFETLKEQHAKRKPEDLEVDFEDQFESEVEDIPYEDDPASYDSDVTETDACDENDVEEEEEEETDCAGLGTGWGRIIFSPVRRGRRITLDVCRSTRRDGSEGSFERVVVSQSKNPTLHHQARRSVWGDLWPF; encoded by the exons ATGGCGTCCTTTATTCCAGAAACGGCTCCAAAGCTTTTCACTCATGAAACACTCCGCTCTGCAGCCAAGCAGTCTGAACGAATCAACATAGTGCCCGTCCGCCTCCGTAGAGCGATCAAGAAGTTCATTCGAG AGCAAGATAACTGCCACATGAAGAGGAATGTGTTGAGTTTGTCTCAGTCCTTCAATGAAATTAAGAATGTCAACCTCTTGCTTACTGCCTCCACATCGAAGGAGTTGGTTGAAGATCCTCTCAAGGCTGTGGAATGCTCAAAGCGGTGGAAGATCAAGAGCTCTTATGGAGATATCGGACTCAAGTACCAAGATGATGCAACTGTGGCCTATGTTGCTTCTCGAATGCCTGCTGTATACTCTGCATGTTACAGAGTTCTCAGTGAG GTCCGTAGAAGGCTGCCCGGTTTCTCTCCAGCTAGAGTATTAGATTTTGGTGCTGGCACTGGTTCAGCATTATG GGCAGTGCGAGAAGTTTGGCCACGGTCTTTAGAGAGACTTAACTTAGTAGAACCATCAAAATCAATGCAGCGTGCTGGTCAGAGTCTTATACGAG ATCTGAAGGACTTGCCACTTATTCGAGGCTATGATAGTATTCAAGCGCTAATGAAGAAAATCAGTAAGTCAGATAGAGAGCACGACCTTGTAATTGCT TCATATGTGCTTGGAGAGATACCATCTCTGAAGGACAGAATTACCATAGTGCGCCAGCTTTGGGACCTAACACGGGATGTTCTG GTTTTGGTTGAACCTGGTACACCACAAGGTTCTAGAATTATTTCTCAGATGCGATCTCACATTTTGTGGATGGAGAAAAGG AAGTGCCGCAAAGTTAAAAGTGCATCTAACCAAGCTTCAAAGGACTTAGTGGTTTCCAAAAGTGGTGCATTTGTAGTTGCTCCA TGTCCTCATGATGGACCTTGCCCTTTAGCAAATACTGGAAAATATTGTCATTTTGTTCAGCGCTTGGAGAGGACATCATCACAGCGTACATACAAG TCCAGAGGCCAGCCTTTGCGTGGCTTTGAAGATGAGAAATTTTGCTTTGTTGCTTTCAGACGAGGACAACGGCCACA GGAACCTTGGCCTCTTGATGGTATGGAGTTTGAAACTTTGAAGGAGCAGCATGCGAAAAGAAAACCAGAAGATCTTGAAGTTGACTTTG AGGACCAATTTGAGTCAGAAGTCGAGGACATTCCATACGAAGACGATCCAGCTTCCTACGATTCTGATGTTACAGAAACAGATGCCTGTGATGAGAATGATGTagaggaggaagaagaggaagaaacaGACTGTGCAGGTCTTGGGACTGGTTGGGGTAGGATTATCTTCTCTCCAGTTCGAAGGGGGAGACGGATTACCTTGGATGTGTGTCGATCAACCAGACGTGATGGCTCAGAGGGCTCTTTTGAGCGTGTGGTAGTTTCACAGAGTAAGAATCCTACACTGCATCATCAGGCCAGAAGATCTGTATGGGGTGACTTATGGCCTTTTTAA